A stretch of DNA from Allomeiothermus silvanus DSM 9946:
ACGGGGAAAATTGGAGGACGAGTTGTTGCGCATCCGGGAAATCCTCACCAAAGCCACCCCAGATAGCCTCATCATCCTCAACGAAATCTTCTCTTCCACCGCGCTGGAGGACGCGGTTTACCTGAGCCGTCGGATTCTGGAGGCCGTAAGCGCTCTCGACGCCCTGGGCGTGTGCGTCACCTTCCTCGAGGAGCTGGCCTCACTGAACGAGAAGACCGTGAGCATGGTCGCTGCGGTGTCTCCCCTGGACCCGACAGCGCGGACTTTTAAGCTCGAGCGCAGACCCGCCGACGGGATGGCCTATGCCCTGGCCGTAGCCGAGAAGTACGGCCTGACCTATCCGCGCCTGAAGGAGCGCTTAGGAGCGTGAAAGCCTTTCTGCTTTACCAAGACCGGGATCTCGAGCCTCCGGCGGGGTGGCCAGAGGGCCAGGCCGCGCTCGAGCAGGACCTCGAGCTACCCGTTTTATGGAACGCTATGGCCGGGGGCGACCCCTTCGTGTACGAGGTAGCCCGCAAAGTGATGTTCTCGAGCCTCTCCACCGACCCCCAGACCATCCACTACCGCCAAGCAGTGCTGCAAGACTGCCTGGAAAACCCCCAGGAACTCAGGCAGCTCTACGCCCTCACGCTCGAGGCGATGGAGGCTGAGAAAAAAGCTCACTGGTTTTTTAGCCGGTCACCCGGAGCTGTCCTGAGCCACTCGCTCGAAGTCTTGCAGTTTCACATGGGGCTATTACGCAAGCTGCGCCACCGGGCCGACGAAATAGCGGGCTGCTTCAAGTCCGAGGGGTTCAGGCGCCTGTTCAGCGCACTCCAGGAGGAGCTGAGCGAGGAGTATTTCCACACCGTTCAGGGGCACCTCAAAACTCTGCGCTTCCGCCAGGGCGTGCTGATGAGCGCCAGGCTCGGCAAGGGTCTAAAAGGCGTAGGCTACGTGCTGCGCAGGCCTAACCCCGACCGTCGGGGCTGGCTCGAGCGAATCCTGGGCGAGAAGTCCCCCTCGTTCACCTTCCAACTCCCCGCCCGCGATGAAAGCGGGGCGCGGGCCCTAGCCGAACTGCAAGATCGGGGAATCAACTCCGTCGCCAACGCGCTAGCTCAGGCAGCAGACCACGTCCAGAGCTTTTTCACCCTGCTGCGCACCGAGCTGGCCTTTTACCTGGGATGCCTGAACCTGTACCAAGAGCTCTCCCGGCTGGGTGAGCCGATCTGCTTTCCCCAGGTTTCGCCTCAGATGGACCATACCTTCCAACAGCTTTATGACCTGAGCCTGGCCTTGCGCACGGGAAGGAAGGTCGTGGGCAACGACCTGGAGGCCAGCGGCAAGCAGCTTGTGGTCATCACCGGGGCCAATCGGGGAGGCAAGACCACCTTCTTACGCAGCATCGGGCAGGCCCAGCTCATGATGCAAGCCGGGATGTTCGTGGGGGCAGAGGCCTTTCGGGCCAACCTGTGCCAAGGCCTCTTCACCCATTTCAAGCGCGAGGAGGATGCCACCATGAAAAGCGGGAAGTTCGACGAGGAGCTTAGCCGCATGAGCCAAATCGTCGATCACCTCACCCCCCGCGCGATGATCCTCTTCAACGAATCCTTCGCCGCCACCAACGAGCGCGAAGGCTCGGAGATCGCCCAGCAGATTCTACGGGCCCTGTTGGAGCAGGACATCAAGGTTTTCTTTGTCACCCACATGTATGCCTTGGCGGGCGGGTTGTACCAGCAAAACCCCAGGGGTGGGCTCTTTCTGCAGGCCCAGCGATTAAGCGATGGCCAGCGTTCCTTCAGGATCCTTCCAGGGCCACCGCTACCCAGCAGCTTTGGGGTAGACCTCTACCGGGCAATCTTCGAAGCGGCCTATCTCGAGGCATGAACCCCACAGGGGGCGTTCTTTGCTATGGAGTCAGGCCAGTAAATCTAGGGGTGGCCCAGCCGCAGGGCCAGCACCAGGCTGGCCGCCAAGAGCAAGAAGGCAAACCCCACCAGGCCCACCCAGGCCGCCGAGAGACCGTGGCCCCTGAGGCTCTTCAGATCCACGCCCAGGCCGATGGCCGCCATGGAGATAGCGGTGAGCACCTGGCTCGCAGTCTGGAGGCCGCTCTTCAATTCAGGAGGGATCAGCCCCAGGCTGGCCACCCCTCCCAGGGCAAGGAACCCCAGGAGGAAGGGGGGCAGAAGGGGGGGGCGGTTGCCCTGCTGAACCGCTCCCGACGGTTCCCGCCGAGCCACGATCACCCCCAGCAGAAGGAGCGTAGGGGCCAGGAGGGCCACCCGGGTGAGCTTGGCCAGGGTAGCCAGATCCAGGGCGCTGGGCCCTAACGCTGCCCCCACCGCCAGAACCTGGGCCACCTCGTGCAGGGTAGCTCCCGCCAATAGCCCCAAGGCCGCCTGGGAATGAAACCAGGGCGCAACCAAGGTTAGGCCGAGCGCCCCGATGGTGCCCATGAGGCTTACCACCGCGACAGCTAGCGAAACGTGTTCTTCCTTGGCCCGCACCACCGAGGCCCCAGCAGCAATAGCCGAAGCCCCACAGATCCCGGTGCCCAAGGCCAAGGAGAGGCGGAGGCCTCGAGGCATGCCCATGGCCTTGCCCACCGCGTTGACGAGCAGCAAGGCCAAGGCGATCACCCCGAGGTCTAGCAGCAAGATCAAGGGCCCCGCCTGGAAAAGCAGTCCCAGATTAAGGCGTACCCCCAGCAACACCACTCCCAGCCGCAGCAGGCTCTTGGCCGAGAAGTCAAGACCAAGCCGCGCTGAGGGCAAAGGAGTATACACCAAGCGCACTACGAGGCCCACGAGCAAGGCCAAGCCCAGCGGACCTACCGCCTTAAGGCCGGGCAGGTTGGCCAGGGCGAAGGCCAGGACCACCGGGGGGAGGACCAGCACCAAACCGGGAAAGAACTTGAGTGCGGCAGGTCGCGTCATGGAGTCCACGGTAGGGAGAAAAGTGATATAAGTCAAGTTTTGATTTTGTATAGTTGATCAAAATAAAAGTTATATGCGCTTGGATCCCGAGAGTCTGCTCACCTTTACCGTAGTGGCCCAGCAGGGTAGCCTGAGCCGGGCCGCTCGCCAGCTCCACCGCACCCAGCCCGCCATCTCGAACCAGATGGCAAAGCTGGCCGAGCGAGTGGGGGAGCCGCTTTTCACCCGCCATCCCCACGGGGTGCGGCTCACCGCCGCAGGTGAGATCCTGCTGCCCCATGCCCTGGCCCTTAAGCGGGCTCTGGAGGGAGCAGTAGAAGCCTTACAAGCCCTCGAAGGCCTAAAAACCGGGCGGCTGCGCCTAGCCGCCAGCACCACCATCGCCCACTACTGCGTGCCCAAAGCGCTGGCCCGCTTGCGCCGGGCCCACCCCAGCCTAGGGATCGAGCTCAGGGTGGGGAACAGCCAGGAGGTGCTAGGCCTGTTGGAGGCAGGGGAGGCCGAGATCGGCCTGGTAGAGGGACACCTACCCCAGCTTCCAGCCGGTTTTGAAGCCGAGGTGCTGGCTCGAGACCGCCTCTTCTTGGTCACCCCTCCCGGCCACCCTCTGGCCGGACGCCGGGTGGGGCCGCAAGAACTCGCTGGCTTGGAGGTGGTCTGGCGTGAGGAGGGCAGCGGAACCCGCCAGGTGGCCGAGGCAGCCCTACGGGGGCTGGAGCTAAAAACGGCGCTGGAGCTTCCGGGCAGCGAAGCGGTAAAGCAAGCCGTGCGGCTGGGCTTGGGGGTGGCCTTCCTCTCGGGATACGTGGTGGAGGCGGAAGTGCAAGCGGGCCTGCTGGGGGTGGCCGAAGTGGATCTCCCTGGTCTGGAACGGCCGTTCACCCTCCTCCGCCCTCCCGAGGCCCTCCTTTCCCGCGCCGCTCGAGCCTTTGTGGAGGCATCCAAGAGCGAGGGAAAGGAGGTATAACCAGATGATGGAGGGTGAAGAGGACGCGGTGCTCCTCCGCCGGGTATCCTGGGGGGATGAAGAGGCGCTCCTGGCCCTTTACCGCCGCCACGCCCCCTATGTGCACGCCCTGGCCCGGCGGATCCTGCGGGATGGAGAGGAGGCCAAGAGCATCGTGCAGGACACCTTCTTGCGCATCTGGCAGAAAGCCGAGCGCTTCGATGCCTCTTTGGGAACGCCCCGCACCTGGATCCTCACCATCGCCCACCGGCTGGCCCTGAAAGCGCTGAAGCGCCACCGGGAGGATTTCCCCCTCGAGGACTGGGACGCCCCTAGTGAAGCGGTGGGCGACGATACCCATTTGGAGCGGATCCAGA
This window harbors:
- a CDS encoding MutS-related protein, with product MKAFLLYQDRDLEPPAGWPEGQAALEQDLELPVLWNAMAGGDPFVYEVARKVMFSSLSTDPQTIHYRQAVLQDCLENPQELRQLYALTLEAMEAEKKAHWFFSRSPGAVLSHSLEVLQFHMGLLRKLRHRADEIAGCFKSEGFRRLFSALQEELSEEYFHTVQGHLKTLRFRQGVLMSARLGKGLKGVGYVLRRPNPDRRGWLERILGEKSPSFTFQLPARDESGARALAELQDRGINSVANALAQAADHVQSFFTLLRTELAFYLGCLNLYQELSRLGEPICFPQVSPQMDHTFQQLYDLSLALRTGRKVVGNDLEASGKQLVVITGANRGGKTTFLRSIGQAQLMMQAGMFVGAEAFRANLCQGLFTHFKREEDATMKSGKFDEELSRMSQIVDHLTPRAMILFNESFAATNEREGSEIAQQILRALLEQDIKVFFVTHMYALAGGLYQQNPRGGLFLQAQRLSDGQRSFRILPGPPLPSSFGVDLYRAIFEAAYLEA
- a CDS encoding LysR family transcriptional regulator, coding for MRLDPESLLTFTVVAQQGSLSRAARQLHRTQPAISNQMAKLAERVGEPLFTRHPHGVRLTAAGEILLPHALALKRALEGAVEALQALEGLKTGRLRLAASTTIAHYCVPKALARLRRAHPSLGIELRVGNSQEVLGLLEAGEAEIGLVEGHLPQLPAGFEAEVLARDRLFLVTPPGHPLAGRRVGPQELAGLEVVWREEGSGTRQVAEAALRGLELKTALELPGSEAVKQAVRLGLGVAFLSGYVVEAEVQAGLLGVAEVDLPGLERPFTLLRPPEALLSRAARAFVEASKSEGKEV
- a CDS encoding YeiH family protein; this translates as MTRPAALKFFPGLVLVLPPVVLAFALANLPGLKAVGPLGLALLVGLVVRLVYTPLPSARLGLDFSAKSLLRLGVVLLGVRLNLGLLFQAGPLILLLDLGVIALALLLVNAVGKAMGMPRGLRLSLALGTGICGASAIAAGASVVRAKEEHVSLAVAVVSLMGTIGALGLTLVAPWFHSQAALGLLAGATLHEVAQVLAVGAALGPSALDLATLAKLTRVALLAPTLLLLGVIVARREPSGAVQQGNRPPLLPPFLLGFLALGGVASLGLIPPELKSGLQTASQVLTAISMAAIGLGVDLKSLRGHGLSAAWVGLVGFAFLLLAASLVLALRLGHP
- a CDS encoding RNA polymerase sigma factor — translated: MMEGEEDAVLLRRVSWGDEEALLALYRRHAPYVHALARRILRDGEEAKSIVQDTFLRIWQKAERFDASLGTPRTWILTIAHRLALKALKRHREDFPLEDWDAPSEAVGDDTHLERIQIAQALQRIDEEERRLLELAYFHGYSHSELALLLGWPLGTVKSRLRRSLEKLRAYLR